The following are from one region of the Myxococcus stipitatus genome:
- a CDS encoding DHA2 family efflux MFS transporter permease subunit, translated as MSTEAILPTPTSAAPRAPVNKWLVTLSVSFGTMMASIDSSIVNVALSQIRSSIGATVQEITWMSTSFIIATVLLLPLTGFFGRLFGQKRTYLVCLALFIASSFLCGVAWSLPSLVFFRALQGIGAGLLIPTEQAILQQTWPPEEQGMAMGLFTTIITVGPAVGPTLGGYIVDNFHWSWIFFINVPIGLLGLVMVWRFVEEPEDVLAANRATAELRRRHIDWAGIGLLWLGMATLQFVLEEGQRHDWFESRVISTCLLVAVFSLAAFVLRELTAVAPAVDLRLFKEPVYASGAVLGSVMFFILTSNLFLLPLFMQELLGFTAMQAGEVLMPRTLVMLVLMPIIGRLYNRVSPHALIALGLFIIGLAVHRMMRVSLDTGRAEIITAIMLQGLGTSLLFVPLNVLVFEKVERTRMADATGINTLMRQLGTSTGLALFATLLTRYTAQAQAGLSAQLVPERPELYERLSSMVSGLVAGGVEGYEATEASLRLLAGGLQRQASLLAFNRVFTLAALVFALSLPLLGFLWASPSKKAARRASKTEPDEVHLDVEV; from the coding sequence ATGTCGACCGAGGCCATCCTCCCCACGCCCACGTCCGCCGCCCCGAGGGCGCCGGTCAACAAGTGGCTCGTCACGCTCTCCGTGTCCTTCGGCACGATGATGGCCTCCATCGACTCGTCCATCGTCAACGTGGCGCTGTCGCAGATCCGCAGCTCCATCGGGGCGACCGTCCAGGAGATCACCTGGATGAGCACCAGCTTCATCATCGCCACGGTGCTGCTGCTGCCGCTCACGGGCTTCTTCGGACGGCTCTTCGGTCAGAAGCGCACCTATCTGGTGTGCCTGGCCCTCTTCATCGCCAGCTCGTTCCTCTGTGGGGTGGCCTGGAGCCTGCCCTCGCTGGTGTTCTTCCGGGCCTTGCAGGGCATTGGCGCGGGGCTGCTCATCCCCACCGAGCAGGCCATCCTCCAGCAGACCTGGCCGCCCGAGGAGCAGGGCATGGCCATGGGCCTCTTCACGACCATCATCACCGTGGGGCCCGCCGTCGGCCCCACGCTCGGTGGCTACATCGTCGACAACTTCCACTGGTCGTGGATCTTCTTCATCAACGTCCCCATCGGGCTGCTCGGCCTGGTGATGGTGTGGCGCTTCGTCGAGGAGCCCGAGGACGTGCTGGCCGCCAACCGGGCCACCGCCGAGCTGCGGCGACGCCACATCGACTGGGCTGGCATCGGCCTGCTCTGGCTGGGGATGGCGACGCTCCAGTTCGTGCTGGAGGAGGGGCAGCGCCACGATTGGTTCGAGTCGAGGGTCATCTCCACCTGTCTGCTGGTGGCGGTCTTCTCCCTGGCGGCGTTCGTGCTGCGGGAGCTCACCGCGGTGGCGCCGGCGGTGGACCTGCGCCTCTTCAAGGAGCCGGTGTACGCGTCGGGAGCGGTGCTCGGCTCGGTGATGTTCTTCATCCTCACGTCGAACCTGTTCCTGCTGCCCCTCTTCATGCAGGAGCTGCTCGGCTTCACGGCCATGCAGGCGGGCGAGGTGCTCATGCCTCGCACGCTGGTGATGCTCGTCTTGATGCCCATCATCGGGCGTCTCTACAACCGCGTCTCCCCTCACGCGCTCATCGCCCTGGGGCTGTTCATCATCGGGCTGGCGGTCCACCGGATGATGCGTGTGTCGCTGGATACGGGGCGGGCGGAGATCATCACGGCGATCATGCTGCAGGGGCTGGGCACCAGCCTGCTCTTCGTGCCGCTCAACGTCCTGGTGTTCGAGAAGGTCGAGCGGACCCGGATGGCGGATGCCACCGGCATCAACACGTTGATGCGGCAGCTCGGCACCTCCACGGGGCTGGCGCTCTTCGCCACGCTCTTGACGCGCTATACCGCGCAGGCCCAGGCGGGCCTCTCCGCGCAGCTCGTCCCCGAGCGCCCCGAGCTGTACGAGCGGCTCTCCTCGATGGTGAGCGGCCTCGTGGCGGGTGGAGTCGAGGGCTACGAGGCCACGGAGGCGAGCCTGCGCCTGCTGGCGGGTGGCCTCCAGCGACAGGCGTCGCTGCTGGCCTTCAACCGGGTCTTCACGTTGGCCGCGCTGGTGTTCGCGTTGTCGCTGCCGTTGCTGGGCTTTCTCTGGGCCTCTCCGAGCAAGAAGGCCGCGCGGCGGGCCTCGAAGACGGAGCCGGACGAGGTTCACCTGGATGTGGAGGTCTGA
- a CDS encoding HlyD family secretion protein gives MSASPRLVEKEGSAPRPSAEEALREKRGRRGALFLGSTAVAMVAGIGGYMLLTRGQEATDNAQVQADLVPINVRVGGPVLHVNVADNARVKKGDVLVEIDPREYAVRLAQAEADLLSARAQSRAAESQMQVAEASARGGVAAARAVVSSSTAAVSSAAAQVEVARAAVARAQTDAQRKALEVERVQRLRASEVAAQQELDDALAADQAAQASLAGARAQLAAAEQAHQVALGKVDEARGQLDQSAPVDAKIAVARASTELARARVSVAEAALEQARLQLEFTRVLAPADGTVSKLSVHEGQLLTSGQPVARLVPPHTYVVANFKETQVGHIRPGQRVEVRVDAFPGLTLAGQVESLSGGTGASFSLLPPDNASGNFVKVVQRVPVRIAWKSTPGDLPLQAGLSAEVTVYTAGE, from the coding sequence ATGAGTGCCAGCCCCCGATTGGTGGAGAAGGAAGGGTCCGCTCCCAGGCCCTCGGCCGAGGAGGCGCTCCGGGAGAAGCGGGGCCGCAGGGGCGCGCTGTTCCTGGGCTCCACCGCGGTGGCGATGGTCGCGGGGATCGGCGGCTACATGCTGCTCACGCGGGGCCAGGAGGCCACGGACAACGCGCAGGTGCAGGCGGACCTGGTGCCTATCAACGTTCGCGTGGGAGGTCCCGTGCTGCACGTGAACGTGGCGGACAACGCGCGGGTGAAGAAGGGGGACGTGCTGGTGGAGATCGACCCGCGCGAGTACGCCGTCCGTCTCGCCCAGGCGGAGGCGGACCTGCTGTCCGCGCGCGCCCAGTCCCGCGCGGCCGAGTCCCAGATGCAGGTGGCGGAGGCGAGCGCGCGGGGCGGGGTGGCCGCGGCGCGTGCCGTGGTGTCCAGCAGCACGGCGGCGGTGAGCAGCGCCGCGGCCCAGGTGGAGGTGGCCCGCGCGGCCGTGGCCCGGGCGCAGACCGACGCCCAGCGCAAGGCGCTGGAGGTCGAGCGCGTGCAGCGGCTGCGTGCGTCGGAGGTCGCCGCCCAGCAGGAACTCGACGATGCCCTGGCCGCGGACCAGGCCGCGCAGGCGTCCCTGGCCGGGGCCCGCGCGCAGCTCGCCGCGGCCGAGCAGGCCCACCAGGTCGCGCTCGGGAAGGTGGACGAGGCTCGGGGACAGCTGGACCAGAGCGCCCCCGTGGACGCGAAGATCGCCGTGGCGCGCGCCAGCACGGAGCTCGCCCGCGCCAGGGTCTCCGTCGCCGAGGCCGCGCTGGAGCAGGCGCGCCTGCAACTCGAGTTCACCCGGGTCCTCGCGCCAGCGGACGGAACCGTGTCCAAGCTGTCCGTACACGAAGGGCAACTCCTGACGTCGGGACAACCGGTGGCGAGGCTCGTCCCTCCCCACACGTATGTCGTCGCCAACTTCAAGGAGACCCAGGTCGGCCACATCCGCCCCGGCCAGCGCGTCGAGGTCCGGGTGGATGCCTTTCCAGGACTCACCCTGGCAGGGCAGGTGGAGAGTCTTTCAGGAGGGACGGGCGCCAGCTTCTCCCTGCTGCCACCCGACAACGCGTCGGGAAACTTCGTGAAGGTCGTGCAGCGCGTGCCCGTCCGGATCGCCTGGAAGAGCACGCCTGGAGACCTGCCCTTGCAGGCCGGCTTGTCGGCGGAAGTCACCGTCTACACCGCCGGCGAGTAG
- a CDS encoding phosphopantetheine-binding protein, with protein sequence MNIEQSPITQMEQRIAGYWGELLGLQEIGRGDHFISLGGNSLLATMLANRIEEDMGIRPSMGELFNTLGEVATFCEQLVREQSEAGR encoded by the coding sequence ATGAACATCGAACAGTCTCCCATCACGCAGATGGAGCAGCGGATCGCCGGCTATTGGGGGGAGTTGCTGGGCCTCCAGGAGATTGGTCGGGGAGACCACTTCATCTCGCTCGGCGGCAACTCGCTGCTCGCGACGATGCTCGCCAACCGCATCGAGGAGGACATGGGCATCCGCCCGTCCATGGGGGAGTTGTTCAACACCCTGGGAGAGGTGGCGACGTTCTGTGAGCAGCTGGTGAGGGAGCAGTCGGAGGCGGGGAGATGA
- the cysD gene encoding sulfate adenylyltransferase subunit CysD, with translation MSYELSHLQALEAESLFIIREVVAEFARPVLLFSGGKDSAVMLWLAEKAFAPAPLPFPLMHVDTGHNFPEVLEYRDQRAAALGARLEVASVQAFIDAGRLTEEKGPRASRNRLQTAPLLDAIEKHQFDAVFGGARRDEEKARAKERVFSFRDEFGQWDPKNQRPELWNLYNGRHRRGEHIRVFPLSNWTEMDIWQYIAQERIPLPSIYYSHRREVFRRDGMLMACSPYLPLLPGERATTAQVRFRTVGDMTCTACVESTATTVEQVIQEISVSRVTERGASRADDKFSETAMEDRKREGYF, from the coding sequence ATGAGCTACGAGCTGTCCCATCTCCAGGCCCTGGAGGCCGAGTCCCTCTTCATCATCCGCGAGGTGGTGGCCGAGTTCGCCCGCCCCGTGTTGTTGTTCTCGGGGGGCAAGGATTCGGCGGTGATGCTGTGGCTGGCCGAGAAGGCCTTTGCCCCGGCTCCGCTGCCCTTTCCCCTGATGCATGTCGACACCGGGCACAACTTTCCGGAGGTGCTCGAGTACAGGGACCAGCGCGCTGCGGCGCTAGGCGCGCGGCTGGAGGTGGCCTCGGTGCAGGCATTCATCGACGCCGGCCGGCTGACGGAGGAGAAGGGGCCGCGAGCCTCGCGCAATCGCTTGCAGACGGCGCCGCTGCTGGACGCCATCGAGAAGCACCAGTTCGACGCTGTCTTCGGAGGCGCGCGCCGTGACGAGGAGAAGGCGCGGGCGAAGGAGCGCGTCTTCTCCTTCCGGGACGAGTTCGGCCAGTGGGACCCGAAGAACCAGCGCCCGGAGCTCTGGAACCTCTACAACGGCCGTCACCGACGCGGCGAGCACATCCGCGTCTTCCCGCTGTCCAACTGGACCGAGATGGACATCTGGCAATACATCGCCCAGGAGCGCATTCCGCTCCCCTCCATCTATTACAGTCACCGGCGCGAGGTGTTCCGCCGCGACGGCATGCTGATGGCGTGTTCGCCCTACCTGCCGCTGCTCCCGGGGGAGCGGGCGACGACGGCCCAGGTGCGCTTCCGCACGGTCGGAGACATGACGTGCACCGCCTGTGTCGAGTCCACCGCCACCACGGTGGAGCAGGTCATCCAGGAGATCTCCGTGTCCCGGGTGACCGAGCGGGGCGCGAGCCGCGCGGACGACAAGTTCAGCGAGACGGCCATGGAAGACCGCAAGCGCGAGGGGTATTTCTAA
- a CDS encoding sulfate adenylyltransferase subunit 1, with protein sequence MELLRFATAGSVDDGKSTLIGRLLYDTKSIFEDQLSAVERTSKARGDEYVNLALLMDGLRAEREQGITIDVAYRYFATPRRKFIIADTPGHIQYTRNMVTGASTADLALVLVDARKGILEQTRRHAFIASLLRVPHVVLCINKMDLVDYSESVFEAIKDEFRRFSMKLELTDLTFVPISALNGDNVVTRSAKMPWYQGSVLLHHLENVHIASDRNLVQVRFPVQYVSRPISKKLHDYRAYSGQLLGGVVRPGDEVKVLPSGFTTRIRSIELAGRPVEEAFPPMSVNISLTDEIDISRGDMLCRPGNPPSVSQDLDAMVCWMVEQPLQPGAKLAIKHTTRHARALVKDLQYRIDVNTLHRDEECRALRLNEIGRLSLRTTAPLFFDEYRRNRHTGSFILIDEATNATVGAGMINGPAV encoded by the coding sequence ATGGAGCTGCTCAGGTTCGCCACGGCGGGCTCGGTCGACGATGGGAAGAGCACCCTCATCGGTCGGCTGCTCTACGACACGAAGTCCATCTTCGAGGACCAGCTCTCGGCGGTGGAGCGCACGAGCAAGGCGCGAGGGGACGAGTACGTCAACCTGGCGCTGCTCATGGATGGCCTGCGCGCCGAGCGCGAGCAGGGCATCACCATCGATGTGGCCTACCGCTACTTCGCCACGCCGCGGCGCAAGTTCATCATCGCGGACACCCCGGGGCACATCCAGTACACGCGCAACATGGTGACGGGCGCGTCGACCGCGGACCTCGCCCTGGTCCTGGTGGACGCGCGCAAGGGCATCCTCGAGCAGACGCGGCGCCATGCGTTCATCGCGTCGCTGCTGCGGGTGCCCCACGTGGTGCTCTGCATCAACAAGATGGACCTGGTGGACTACAGCGAGTCCGTCTTCGAGGCCATCAAGGACGAGTTCCGCAGGTTCTCCATGAAGCTGGAGCTCACGGACCTCACGTTCGTGCCTATCTCCGCGCTGAACGGCGACAACGTGGTGACGCGCTCGGCGAAGATGCCCTGGTACCAGGGCTCGGTGCTCCTGCACCACCTGGAGAACGTGCACATCGCGTCGGACCGGAACCTCGTCCAGGTGCGCTTCCCGGTGCAGTACGTGTCGAGGCCCATCTCCAAGAAGCTGCATGACTACCGGGCCTACTCGGGGCAGCTGCTGGGAGGCGTGGTGCGGCCGGGTGACGAGGTGAAGGTGCTGCCCTCGGGGTTCACCACGCGCATCCGCTCCATCGAGCTGGCCGGTCGCCCCGTGGAGGAGGCCTTCCCGCCCATGTCCGTCAACATCTCGCTGACGGATGAGATCGACATCAGCCGGGGCGACATGCTCTGCCGGCCGGGCAACCCGCCCAGCGTCTCGCAGGACCTGGATGCCATGGTGTGCTGGATGGTGGAGCAGCCCCTGCAGCCCGGCGCGAAGCTGGCCATCAAGCACACCACGCGGCATGCCCGAGCCCTGGTGAAGGACCTCCAGTACCGCATCGACGTCAACACCCTCCACCGGGACGAGGAGTGCAGGGCGTTGAGGTTGAATGAGATTGGACGGCTGTCGTTGCGAACCACCGCGCCGCTCTTCTTCGACGAGTACCGGCGCAATCGCCATACGGGAAGTTTCATCCTCATCGACGAGGCGACGAACGCCACCGTGGGCGCCGGGATGATCAACGGCCCGGCGGTCTGA
- the cysC gene encoding adenylyl-sulfate kinase, whose amino-acid sequence MSAREAVVTQTRAGLARPGGFILWFTGMSGAGKSTLSMAVRRRLEGAHSVEVIDGDEVRAFLSRGLGFTRPDREENIRRIGYVARVLAKHRVAVISAAISPYRESRDEVRRLATEAGIPFIEVYARASLESLVQRDVKGLYKKALAGEISHFTGISDPYEPPESPEVTVRTDSETVEAGVERILTALRERGLIARS is encoded by the coding sequence GTGAGTGCGCGAGAGGCGGTCGTGACACAGACGAGGGCGGGTTTGGCCCGGCCGGGCGGTTTCATCCTGTGGTTCACCGGGATGTCCGGGGCGGGGAAGAGCACGCTCTCCATGGCGGTGCGCCGCCGGTTGGAGGGGGCGCACTCCGTGGAGGTGATCGACGGAGACGAGGTCCGCGCCTTCCTGTCGCGAGGGCTGGGCTTCACGCGGCCTGATCGCGAGGAGAACATCCGGCGCATCGGCTACGTGGCGAGGGTGCTCGCCAAGCACCGCGTGGCGGTCATCTCCGCCGCCATCTCTCCGTACCGCGAGTCGCGCGACGAGGTGCGGAGGTTGGCCACCGAGGCGGGCATCCCCTTCATCGAGGTGTATGCGCGGGCGAGCCTGGAGTCGCTCGTGCAACGCGACGTGAAGGGGCTCTACAAGAAGGCCCTGGCGGGAGAGATATCCCACTTCACGGGCATCTCGGATCCCTATGAGCCCCCCGAGTCGCCGGAGGTGACGGTGCGCACCGACTCGGAGACGGTGGAGGCCGGAGTGGAGCGCATCCTCACCGCCTTGCGCGAGCGCGGGCTCATCGCGCGTTCCTGA
- a CDS encoding zinc-binding dehydrogenase — MHGADRPVELQHFPAPELAPGEVLLETLFSEVCGTDVHLSHGRLAGVPYPIIPGHVSVGRVLAVRGEPRDVDGRPVRVGSIVTFLDVVGTCNACWFCLVAKTPNRCPSRRVYGVTCSAKEGLYGGWSQLITLKAGVAILEVPPTLAPERVIAGGCALPTAIHAVDTARIQLGDRVLVQGAGPVGLSAATLALLSGAGAVYVVERHEVRLAMAREFGVDEAIRLDETGSRGHVERVLSLTEGRGVDVTIEATGVPAAVKDGIRMTRDGGRYVVVGHYTDHGEVGINPHTEINRKHLEVRGVWGVDFSHFHRMLRILDRYGARVAGGRGWEHMVSRTYGLEEVNQALSDVETGRIVKGLIRPNPVRPSP, encoded by the coding sequence ATGCACGGTGCCGACCGCCCCGTGGAGCTCCAGCACTTCCCCGCGCCGGAGCTGGCGCCGGGGGAGGTGCTCCTCGAGACGCTCTTCTCCGAAGTCTGCGGGACGGACGTCCACCTGTCGCACGGTCGGCTCGCCGGTGTGCCGTATCCCATCATCCCCGGCCATGTCTCCGTCGGCAGGGTGCTGGCGGTGCGCGGAGAGCCGCGTGACGTGGACGGGCGCCCCGTGCGCGTCGGGAGCATCGTCACCTTCCTCGACGTCGTCGGGACCTGCAACGCCTGTTGGTTCTGTCTCGTCGCCAAGACGCCGAACCGCTGTCCCTCGCGGCGCGTGTATGGAGTCACCTGTTCGGCGAAGGAGGGGCTGTACGGGGGGTGGTCGCAGCTCATCACCCTGAAAGCCGGGGTGGCCATCCTGGAGGTGCCGCCGACGCTCGCGCCGGAGCGGGTGATCGCGGGAGGCTGCGCATTGCCGACCGCGATCCACGCGGTCGACACGGCGCGTATCCAGCTGGGAGATCGCGTGCTGGTCCAGGGGGCGGGGCCGGTGGGGCTGAGCGCGGCGACGCTGGCCCTGCTCTCGGGGGCTGGCGCCGTCTATGTCGTCGAACGTCACGAGGTGCGACTGGCGATGGCCCGCGAGTTCGGGGTCGATGAGGCCATCCGGCTCGACGAGACGGGCTCACGCGGCCACGTGGAGCGGGTTCTCTCGCTCACCGAGGGGCGTGGTGTGGACGTGACCATCGAGGCCACCGGCGTGCCCGCCGCGGTCAAGGACGGCATCCGGATGACGCGTGACGGAGGGCGTTACGTGGTCGTCGGGCACTACACGGACCATGGCGAGGTGGGCATCAATCCCCACACGGAGATCAATCGGAAGCACCTCGAGGTCCGTGGCGTGTGGGGCGTGGACTTCAGCCATTTCCATCGAATGCTCCGCATCCTGGACCGGTACGGCGCCAGGGTCGCGGGGGGAAGAGGGTGGGAGCACATGGTCAGCCGCACCTATGGCCTCGAAGAGGTGAACCAGGCCCTTTCCGATGTCGAGACGGGTCGCATCGTGAAGGGGCTCATCCGCCCCAATCCCGTTCGGCCCTCGCCATGA
- the proC gene encoding pyrroline-5-carboxylate reductase has translation MTAAPPPVAVSSRRPALGFIGGGVMAEALIGAVTGACLVAPGAILVGEVSEERRRVLRERHGVGVTKDNLAAAGAELVVLAVKPQHLGSVLKQLRGRLREDTIVVSIVAGARLRTLCEGLGHGLVVRAMPNTPARVRKAATFWRASADLSVPALGRVRSLLGALGTEVEVDDEAGVEMATGLAGPMPAFVYLFIEAFIDAGVALGLSREQATLATVESMRGSLELLLRTQESPAALRAQVTSPGGATLAGLKVFESEGVREMVDAAVRAVHARAQELGQLALASREPGKDG, from the coding sequence ATGACGGCCGCTCCGCCCCCTGTCGCCGTGTCATCCCGGAGACCCGCCCTGGGCTTCATCGGTGGCGGGGTGATGGCCGAGGCGTTGATTGGCGCGGTCACCGGGGCCTGTCTGGTCGCGCCCGGGGCGATCCTCGTTGGCGAGGTCAGCGAGGAGCGTCGCCGCGTGCTCCGTGAGAGACACGGGGTCGGCGTCACCAAGGACAACCTCGCGGCGGCGGGCGCGGAGCTCGTCGTGCTGGCCGTGAAGCCGCAGCATCTGGGGAGCGTCCTCAAGCAGCTGCGTGGACGGCTCCGGGAGGACACGATTGTCGTCAGCATCGTCGCGGGCGCGCGGCTGAGGACGCTGTGCGAGGGGCTCGGGCACGGGCTCGTCGTTCGGGCCATGCCCAACACCCCCGCGCGTGTCCGCAAGGCGGCGACCTTCTGGAGAGCGAGCGCGGACTTGAGCGTGCCGGCATTGGGGCGGGTGCGCTCACTGTTGGGGGCGCTCGGCACGGAGGTGGAGGTCGACGACGAGGCGGGCGTGGAGATGGCCACGGGGCTCGCCGGGCCGATGCCCGCCTTCGTCTATCTCTTCATCGAGGCGTTCATCGACGCTGGCGTGGCCCTGGGGCTGTCGCGCGAGCAGGCCACGCTGGCGACCGTGGAGAGCATGCGCGGGAGCCTGGAGCTGCTGCTGCGCACCCAGGAGTCCCCGGCGGCGTTGCGTGCTCAGGTCACCAGTCCGGGGGGCGCGACGCTGGCGGGTCTGAAGGTGTTCGAGAGCGAGGGCGTCCGGGAGATGGTGGACGCGGCGGTCCGCGCGGTACACGCCCGTGCGCAGGAGCTGGGTCAGCTCGCGCTCGCTTCGCGTGAGCCGGGGAAGGACGGCTGA
- a CDS encoding DUF6328 family protein, giving the protein MRMDAAGPTSRARAIVDAHPWRIDRATSWNRTAEGAPLESKDSRSHPEGTMTRPELTTRIQQSLDETRILMLGTQVLMGFGFRMFFEEGYESLPRGTHFLMLVELSLLLLAVVLLITPGNYHRIVERGQDTPRLHRFVTRLLEGVVLPIIAALAILAFVAGEKVLGRAWGVTLGLGTAMVAFALLYGLEAADLWRKRNERRRTDMDDHHEARGQTELKDRIQHVLTEARVILPGVQALLGFQFTTVLMPAFEKLPASSRYVHLAALVMMTVSILFLLAPAAYHRMVEHGEDTERFHRFASRMILAATVTLALGLAGDFFIIVRKVTGSLGWALGATAVFLLCAYGLWFGFTLARRARDTPRPPASHPGRLHGVRG; this is encoded by the coding sequence TGGACGCCGCTGGCCCCACCAGTCGAGCGAGAGCCATTGTCGATGCCCATCCCTGGCGTATCGACCGAGCGACTTCGTGGAATCGCACAGCGGAGGGTGCCCCACTCGAATCAAAGGACTCCCGGAGCCATCCCGAGGGAACGATGACACGGCCCGAGCTGACAACCCGGATTCAGCAATCACTCGACGAGACCCGGATCCTCATGCTGGGCACCCAGGTGCTGATGGGGTTCGGCTTCCGCATGTTCTTCGAGGAAGGCTACGAGTCGCTCCCCCGCGGCACCCACTTCCTGATGCTGGTGGAGCTCTCCCTGCTGCTTCTCGCCGTGGTCCTCCTCATCACCCCAGGGAACTACCACCGCATCGTCGAGCGTGGACAGGACACGCCACGGCTCCACCGGTTCGTGACGCGGCTCCTCGAGGGAGTCGTGCTGCCCATCATCGCGGCGCTCGCGATCCTCGCCTTTGTCGCGGGCGAGAAGGTCCTCGGACGGGCCTGGGGCGTCACACTCGGACTGGGGACGGCCATGGTCGCGTTCGCACTCCTGTACGGCCTGGAGGCGGCCGATCTGTGGCGAAAGAGGAACGAGCGTCGGAGGACGGACATGGACGACCATCACGAGGCGCGGGGGCAGACCGAACTCAAGGACCGCATCCAGCACGTCCTGACGGAAGCACGCGTCATCCTCCCCGGGGTCCAGGCTCTCCTCGGGTTCCAGTTCACCACCGTCCTGATGCCCGCGTTCGAGAAGCTCCCCGCCTCGTCCAGGTACGTGCACCTCGCTGCCCTCGTCATGATGACCGTGAGCATCCTCTTCCTGCTGGCCCCCGCCGCCTACCACCGCATGGTGGAGCACGGCGAAGACACCGAACGGTTTCACCGGTTCGCGAGCCGCATGATCCTGGCCGCCACGGTCACCCTGGCGCTGGGCCTGGCCGGAGACTTCTTCATCATCGTTCGCAAGGTGACCGGGAGCCTCGGCTGGGCCCTTGGCGCGACGGCGGTATTCCTGCTCTGCGCCTACGGCCTTTGGTTCGGCTTCACCCTGGCACGACGGGCGCGCGACACGCCCAGGCCCCCAGCCTCGCACCCTGGCCGGCTCCACGGCGTGAGGGGATGA